Proteins encoded within one genomic window of Rossellomorea vietnamensis:
- a CDS encoding tyrosine-type recombinase/integrase: protein MQGSGTTIDQFLTWLEHEGKSSNTISTYHQELRKYEKWLQENHRELVDITHCDVQEYISFLEEKGKSPVTTDKILGVIRTFSKFLKKPDITFDIKIKQGTKKDEIESLSKEECEVLLREVRESANERNIAIVYMLLHTGIRVSELCALDIADIDLETKQVSISDTHGADRIIPLSEEVVQSLSDYMEAVQPQEALFVSKTNERLTERSVQYMLKKYHTNAQKLRHTFCQHLIDQGVSLEIVSKLAGHRDNNVTKRYAKSRVSETEFEHAIRRTFSKDC from the coding sequence TTGCAGGGATCTGGCACTACGATTGATCAGTTTTTAACATGGCTTGAACATGAAGGAAAATCATCAAATACCATCTCGACTTACCATCAGGAGCTTAGGAAATATGAGAAGTGGCTCCAGGAGAATCACAGAGAACTAGTGGATATTACTCATTGTGATGTTCAGGAGTACATTTCATTTTTGGAAGAGAAGGGAAAGAGCCCGGTCACGACGGATAAAATTTTGGGAGTGATCCGTACTTTTTCTAAATTTCTAAAGAAACCTGACATTACGTTTGATATAAAGATCAAGCAAGGAACCAAAAAAGATGAAATAGAATCGCTCTCTAAAGAAGAGTGCGAGGTGCTTTTAAGAGAAGTACGAGAAAGTGCAAATGAAAGAAATATAGCGATTGTGTATATGCTGCTTCATACGGGCATAAGGGTATCGGAGCTTTGTGCGCTAGATATAGCTGATATTGATTTGGAAACGAAGCAGGTAAGCATTTCGGATACTCATGGGGCTGACCGGATTATTCCCCTGTCGGAAGAGGTGGTGCAATCCCTTTCTGACTACATGGAGGCTGTCCAGCCGCAGGAAGCCCTGTTCGTTTCCAAAACGAATGAGCGGTTAACCGAGAGATCGGTCCAGTATATGCTTAAAAAGTATCACACCAATGCCCAAAAGCTGCGTCACACGTTTTGCCAGCATTTAATCGATCAAGGTGTCAGTCTTGAAATCGTATCCAAGCTCGCGGGTCACAGGGACAATAATGTGACGAAAAGGTATGCGAAGTCACGGGTCTCTGAAACGGAATTTGAACATGCAATCCGACGCACTTTTTCAAAGGATTGTTGA
- a CDS encoding SGNH/GDSL hydrolase family protein, which produces MRKFLLGVLAIVTLSTLAGGKYHWDQRVEAVQFNGQKEEVVSVQGDGEEEKKEKAEKERKRLLQLDKVNYLPPELKETFKKKIEKNESVHLMIIGSSSTSGDNGAWPKELEKALLDTYGQDLIKVTCKEIAEKTSQQVVKEGIHKPLAEMKPDILLLEPFLLYDNGEIRMPERLKNLETILSDFKKQNPDITFIIQPANPISGAYYYPQEEADLEKFSRERKYVYLNHWDAWPDHRSTELKDYLTDENIPNEKGNKVWLDYLMKYFVRK; this is translated from the coding sequence ATGAGGAAGTTTTTGTTAGGGGTTTTGGCCATTGTTACATTATCTACATTGGCAGGAGGGAAATATCATTGGGATCAAAGAGTCGAGGCCGTTCAGTTTAACGGTCAAAAAGAAGAGGTAGTCAGCGTTCAGGGGGATGGAGAGGAAGAAAAGAAAGAGAAGGCAGAGAAAGAGAGAAAGAGACTGTTACAACTGGATAAGGTGAATTATCTTCCGCCGGAGTTGAAGGAGACGTTCAAGAAGAAGATTGAAAAGAATGAATCCGTGCACCTGATGATCATTGGGTCCTCCTCTACTTCCGGGGATAATGGGGCATGGCCGAAAGAACTGGAAAAGGCGCTTCTCGACACGTACGGTCAGGATCTGATAAAGGTGACATGTAAAGAAATCGCCGAAAAGACTTCACAACAGGTTGTGAAGGAGGGAATACATAAACCACTGGCTGAAATGAAGCCGGATATTCTTTTGCTGGAACCCTTTTTACTGTATGACAATGGGGAAATAAGGATGCCGGAACGCCTTAAGAATCTTGAGACGATCCTTTCAGATTTCAAGAAACAGAATCCTGACATCACCTTCATCATCCAGCCGGCCAATCCCATCTCGGGTGCCTACTATTATCCTCAGGAAGAAGCCGACTTAGAGAAGTTTTCCAGAGAGAGAAAGTATGTGTATCTTAACCACTGGGATGCATGGCCCGATCACAGAAGCACAGAGTTAAAGGACTATTTAACAGATGAAAATATACCTAATGAAAAAGGAAATAAGGTATGGCTTGATTACTTGATGAAGTATTTTGTAAGGAA